Proteins encoded by one window of Dietzia sp. B32:
- a CDS encoding 1-acyl-sn-glycerol-3-phosphate acyltransferase yields the protein MNAVGRRGARPEVTVANWEAVYDYYGPGRRRNGFTYPLLTLVDAIYRPRLRISPDIVSELHRLHADGVGIVVAVNHPSAHDPTVLAAVLFDKRIRFLCEGTGLTKDPLFRGPLRPVFEYTGTVPVFRAKNYQGTAADIHDAAAARLIGLCVDRLVDGGVVLTFVEGTNSSADDLRTLRLDSVKKGVGMMVAGAREAGARVAVLPVGIVYHGREHARLPPRHAVAAAGEPVLWDSGPPPSIDEVRSAVRDGIDDALTAAWG from the coding sequence ATGAACGCAGTCGGCAGGCGGGGTGCGCGGCCCGAGGTCACCGTGGCCAACTGGGAGGCCGTGTACGACTACTACGGGCCGGGGCGGCGCCGGAACGGGTTCACCTATCCGCTGCTGACCCTGGTCGACGCGATCTACCGTCCCCGGCTGCGGATCTCGCCTGACATCGTCTCCGAACTGCACCGTCTCCACGCCGACGGCGTCGGGATCGTGGTCGCTGTCAACCACCCGTCGGCACACGATCCGACGGTGCTGGCCGCCGTGCTGTTCGACAAGCGGATTCGCTTCCTCTGCGAAGGGACGGGCCTGACCAAGGACCCGCTGTTCCGCGGCCCGCTGCGCCCGGTCTTCGAGTACACGGGCACCGTGCCGGTCTTCCGCGCGAAGAACTACCAGGGCACGGCCGCCGACATCCACGACGCCGCCGCGGCCCGACTCATCGGCCTCTGCGTCGACCGGCTCGTCGACGGCGGCGTGGTCTTGACGTTCGTCGAGGGCACCAACTCCTCGGCCGACGACCTGAGGACGCTACGGCTCGACTCGGTGAAGAAGGGCGTCGGGATGATGGTGGCCGGCGCGCGCGAAGCGGGAGCCAGGGTTGCGGTGTTGCCTGTGGGCATCGTCTACCACGGCCGCGAACACGCCAGACTTCCTCCGCGTCACGCCGTCGCGGCCGCCGGCGAACCCGTGCTGTGGGACTCCGGGCCGCCGCCCTCGATCGACGAGGTGCGAAGCGCGGTGCGCGACGGGATCGACGACGCCCTCACCGCCGCCTGGGGTTAG
- a CDS encoding sirohydrochlorin chelatase — protein MSTLGTNPRLLLVAHGTRSAAGRRVLGRVLLETRKQLPGVDCRLAWVDVQSPGPDRVLADAAPTVVVPAFLARGFHVTHDVGQACREAPGPVVQTPHLGAEPEVVRALMQRLAESGAVGAFGADAVVLGAAGSKNESSLAETRTLAGTLSDLLGVPVTSGFASAASPTIAEAVERFRAGGLRRIAVATHLLAPGFFADRMAAAGGDIVSPPLGAHPEIIDLIARRYRDNSASIDH, from the coding sequence GTGAGCACTCTCGGTACGAATCCCCGCCTCCTGCTGGTCGCCCACGGCACCCGGTCGGCGGCCGGCCGCCGCGTGCTGGGCCGCGTCCTGCTCGAGACGCGTAAGCAGCTGCCCGGCGTGGACTGCCGGCTCGCCTGGGTGGATGTCCAGTCACCTGGGCCGGACCGAGTGCTCGCCGACGCGGCGCCGACCGTGGTGGTGCCCGCGTTTCTCGCCCGCGGGTTCCACGTCACGCACGACGTCGGACAGGCCTGCCGCGAAGCCCCGGGCCCGGTCGTCCAGACACCACACCTCGGCGCGGAGCCGGAGGTCGTCCGGGCGCTGATGCAGCGCCTCGCCGAGTCCGGTGCGGTGGGGGCATTCGGCGCCGACGCCGTGGTGCTGGGGGCGGCGGGCAGCAAGAACGAGTCGTCGCTGGCGGAGACGAGGACGCTCGCCGGGACGCTCTCCGACCTGCTGGGTGTGCCGGTGACCTCCGGTTTCGCCTCGGCGGCGAGCCCGACCATCGCCGAGGCGGTCGAGCGGTTCCGTGCCGGGGGACTGCGGCGGATAGCGGTGGCGACCCACCTTCTCGCCCCCGGTTTCTTCGCCGACCGGATGGCTGCGGCAGGCGGGGATATCGTCTCTCCACCACTCGGCGCACACCCCGAGATCATTGATCTGATTGCCCGGAGATATCGGGACAATTCCGCGTCAATCGACCACTGA
- a CDS encoding Lsr2 family protein gives MAQQFQVQYIDDLDGTDLGSEANTISFAFDGKEYTIDLSDENAEKFREAMAPYVENGHRVSSSGKAKPARRAAAKSSSSSGDTKAIREWARNNGYEVSDRGRIPSDIMDAYAAAN, from the coding sequence ATGGCACAGCAGTTCCAGGTGCAGTACATCGACGACCTCGACGGAACGGATCTCGGCAGCGAAGCCAATACGATTTCGTTCGCGTTCGACGGTAAGGAATACACGATCGATCTCAGTGATGAGAATGCTGAGAAGTTCCGCGAGGCCATGGCGCCGTACGTGGAGAACGGACATCGCGTCTCGTCGAGCGGTAAGGCAAAGCCCGCACGCCGGGCGGCCGCCAAGTCCTCGTCATCCTCGGGTGATACCAAGGCGATTCGCGAATGGGCACGGAACAACGGATACGAGGTCTCCGACCGCGGTCGAATTCCGTCCGACATCATGGACGCCTACGCCGCGGCCAATTGA
- a CDS encoding TetR/AcrR family transcriptional regulator produces MTPSSPRAATRAPNHAQYDEALRRGILDEATRRLRDAAPESLGLRPLAASQGTSTTAIYTMFGGKAGLLAAVAHEADRQLAAALRESLRHGSVEGDMRSLCRAYRRWALENEGLYGLVVGEPVRSPRARVAGNADGPVDALWREPLLEVVDAAVDEGVFRSVDVHETATTIWASLHGVVSLELSVWRSSPSAEQYFETQLAAILRSWAAGSAGGAVGFGAYAGATGTGGVAR; encoded by the coding sequence GTGACCCCTTCCTCGCCGCGCGCCGCCACCCGCGCCCCCAACCACGCCCAGTACGACGAGGCACTGCGCCGGGGGATCCTCGACGAGGCCACGCGTCGGCTCCGGGACGCGGCGCCGGAGTCGCTGGGGCTGCGGCCGCTCGCCGCCTCCCAGGGCACCTCCACCACGGCGATCTACACGATGTTCGGCGGCAAGGCCGGCCTGCTCGCGGCCGTCGCGCACGAGGCCGACCGCCAACTCGCCGCCGCCCTGCGCGAGTCGCTGCGCCACGGCAGCGTCGAGGGCGACATGCGCTCGCTGTGCCGCGCGTACCGGCGGTGGGCGCTGGAGAACGAGGGTCTCTACGGTCTGGTCGTGGGCGAGCCCGTGCGCTCGCCGCGCGCACGTGTCGCCGGGAACGCGGACGGGCCGGTCGACGCGCTGTGGCGTGAGCCGCTGCTCGAGGTGGTGGACGCGGCCGTGGACGAGGGCGTGTTCCGCTCCGTCGACGTGCACGAGACGGCCACCACGATCTGGGCGTCGCTGCACGGGGTCGTGTCCCTGGAGCTGAGCGTGTGGCGGTCCTCGCCCAGCGCGGAGCAGTACTTCGAGACGCAGCTCGCGGCGATCCTGCGGTCGTGGGCGGCGGGGTCGGCGGGCGGCGCGGTCGGGTTCGGCGCGTACGCCGGCGCCACCGGCACGGGCGGGGTGGCCCGATGA
- a CDS encoding thioesterase family protein, with protein MTDRAFFTLDESGAYVPTVFARSAWSDSMVNGPAVVVAAARTLEHEFGAEEFHPARLTVDLFAPVRNEPLVVRTEEIRSGNRIRVADARLLQDGKAVARATLVQLRRGEQPPGRVWRSGRALAAPTDADPGESGPGTNVFFGSGEPGPSWDRDMGAHQNDQRKRFWIHPLDVVVGESASPFQRAVIVSESTSLMTHWGDEGIGFINADLTVALARLPRSGDIGIEADEHVSSDGVAVGTASLFDRDGMFGTGTVVAVSNAGRQIDFTRRRADGKSRPGSDEATRV; from the coding sequence ATGACCGATCGCGCGTTCTTCACCCTCGACGAGTCCGGGGCCTATGTCCCCACCGTCTTCGCACGTAGCGCCTGGTCGGACAGCATGGTCAACGGCCCCGCCGTCGTCGTGGCCGCGGCCCGCACGCTCGAGCACGAATTCGGTGCCGAGGAGTTCCACCCCGCCCGCCTCACCGTGGACCTGTTCGCTCCGGTGCGCAATGAACCACTGGTCGTGCGGACCGAGGAGATCCGCAGCGGCAACCGCATCCGCGTGGCCGACGCCCGCCTGCTCCAGGACGGCAAGGCCGTCGCCCGTGCCACGCTCGTCCAGCTGCGCCGCGGTGAGCAGCCGCCGGGCAGAGTGTGGCGGTCCGGCCGGGCGCTCGCGGCACCGACCGACGCGGATCCGGGGGAGTCGGGGCCGGGGACCAACGTGTTCTTCGGCAGCGGCGAGCCCGGCCCCTCGTGGGACCGCGACATGGGTGCGCATCAGAACGACCAGCGCAAGCGCTTCTGGATCCACCCGTTGGACGTGGTGGTGGGGGAGTCGGCGTCCCCGTTCCAGCGGGCCGTCATCGTCTCCGAGTCCACGAGTCTCATGACGCACTGGGGGGACGAGGGGATCGGCTTCATCAATGCCGACCTCACCGTGGCACTGGCCCGGCTGCCGAGGTCGGGGGACATCGGGATCGAGGCCGACGAGCACGTCAGCTCGGACGGCGTCGCCGTGGGCACGGCCTCGCTGTTCGACCGCGACGGGATGTTCGGCACCGGCACCGTGGTGGCGGTGTCCAACGCGGGGCGACAGATCGACTTCACCCGCCGCCGGGCCGACGGTAAATCGCGCCCCGGTTCCGATGAGGCGACCCGCGTATGA
- a CDS encoding maleylpyruvate isomerase family mycothiol-dependent enzyme, which translates to MTARLGQTRMLDALEAQVGLVRFALAGDGPGTVVDVTAPVASCPGWTVHDLVVHLGIVNWWGGATVREATPDSRTRGMSPVKHSAPPATEGSAALVDWYSGLTAEMLRTFTDTAPDAPAWTFSGPGRADFWPRRQLHETLVHRWDIENALHGAAATTPVPEDVAVDTVDEFCTVMRPHMAAHVPPLAVTIRLRAVPHGPEGAAAGGLATGAEPLGAGSLGAVEWELPATDGAGPDPTGVVEVAGPPETLALLLWGRVGADAAGLEITGDRDGLDAALEAGLST; encoded by the coding sequence ATGACCGCCCGGCTCGGCCAGACCAGGATGCTCGACGCGCTCGAGGCGCAGGTCGGGCTGGTGCGGTTCGCGCTGGCCGGGGACGGGCCCGGTACCGTCGTGGACGTCACCGCCCCGGTGGCCTCGTGCCCGGGCTGGACCGTGCACGACCTGGTGGTCCACCTGGGCATCGTCAACTGGTGGGGCGGCGCCACGGTCCGCGAGGCCACGCCCGACTCGCGGACCCGGGGGATGAGCCCGGTGAAGCACTCCGCGCCGCCGGCGACCGAGGGGTCCGCCGCGCTCGTCGACTGGTACTCCGGTCTCACCGCCGAGATGCTCCGGACCTTCACCGACACCGCCCCCGACGCTCCCGCCTGGACCTTCTCCGGCCCGGGCCGCGCCGACTTCTGGCCGCGGCGCCAGCTCCACGAGACCCTCGTCCACCGGTGGGACATCGAGAACGCCCTGCACGGTGCCGCCGCCACCACTCCCGTACCGGAGGACGTCGCCGTGGACACGGTCGACGAGTTCTGCACCGTCATGCGCCCGCACATGGCCGCCCACGTGCCGCCGCTCGCGGTGACGATCCGACTGCGCGCCGTACCCCACGGCCCGGAGGGGGCGGCCGCGGGAGGCCTCGCCACGGGCGCAGAACCGCTGGGGGCGGGGTCCCTCGGTGCGGTGGAGTGGGAGCTGCCCGCAACGGACGGTGCGGGCCCCGACCCCACGGGCGTGGTCGAGGTGGCGGGGCCGCCGGAGACCCTCGCGCTGCTGTTGTGGGGACGCGTCGGTGCCGACGCCGCAGGACTGGAGATCACCGGCGACCGCGACGGCCTCGACGCCGCCCTGGAGGCCGGACTGTCCACGTGA
- a CDS encoding CrcB family protein, translated as MRFPAAVALVAVGGAVGTYARVAVSLAVPDPALVATLVVNLVGAFALGYVATRFADAGGPDGASRDRERRRRGTRLLLGTGFCGGFTTYSLVALEAAMLMQRGDVPVAVLYAAATLALGAAATMLGIVLASRGRRDRARAAT; from the coding sequence GTGAGGTTTCCCGCCGCGGTGGCGTTGGTCGCGGTCGGTGGCGCCGTCGGGACCTACGCGCGTGTCGCGGTGTCGCTGGCGGTCCCCGACCCGGCGCTCGTGGCGACCCTGGTCGTGAACCTGGTGGGTGCGTTCGCCCTCGGGTATGTGGCGACCCGGTTCGCCGACGCCGGTGGACCCGATGGTGCGAGTCGGGACCGGGAACGACGACGACGAGGTACGCGGCTGCTGCTCGGCACCGGCTTCTGCGGGGGATTCACCACCTACTCCCTCGTCGCCCTGGAGGCCGCGATGCTCATGCAACGGGGCGATGTGCCCGTCGCCGTCCTCTACGCCGCCGCCACGCTGGCTCTGGGCGCGGCGGCGACGATGCTCGGGATCGTTCTGGCGTCCCGGGGGCGCCGGGACCGGGCGCGGGCGGCCACGTGA
- the crcB gene encoding fluoride efflux transporter CrcB, whose translation MNITLVPMTWDDAVLAGWLALGGGGGAALRYVLDVAVSSRWRRTFPLATFLINVSGSLALGLLVGWYYAGSAGPGWSLAVPVIGTGLLGGYTTFSTASYDTLRLGREGRVGMALAYAVGTMVVTIIAAALGLWLGARWATV comes from the coding sequence GTGAACATCACCCTGGTGCCCATGACGTGGGACGACGCCGTCCTGGCCGGGTGGCTCGCGCTGGGCGGGGGCGGCGGCGCGGCACTGCGGTACGTGCTGGACGTGGCGGTGTCGTCGCGCTGGCGCCGCACGTTTCCCCTGGCGACGTTCCTCATCAACGTGTCGGGTTCACTGGCCCTCGGCCTGCTCGTGGGCTGGTACTACGCGGGCTCCGCAGGGCCGGGCTGGTCACTGGCGGTCCCCGTGATCGGCACCGGTCTGCTCGGCGGGTACACGACGTTCTCCACCGCGAGCTACGACACGCTCCGCCTCGGCCGCGAGGGGCGGGTCGGCATGGCGCTGGCCTACGCGGTGGGCACGATGGTCGTCACGATCATCGCCGCCGCGCTGGGCTTGTGGCTGGGCGCGCGGTGGGCCACGGTGTAG
- the thpR gene encoding RNA 2',3'-cyclic phosphodiesterase encodes MFVAVMPPDGVREELERFLEPRPGLTWTNPAQWHLTLTFCPDVDDWRLDELTERVEAVARKHEPFTLRLAGAGAFPSVERAKVLWAGVDQSEDRPLNALAAGVRSAANASGCAPDGARFRPHLTLARLGGRDDATAWLRVLDTFTSSRWEVSEIALVDSFLGEGPRGRARHEVVARLPLGAGERRWWDPSGG; translated from the coding sequence ATGTTCGTCGCGGTCATGCCACCCGACGGGGTCCGCGAGGAACTGGAGCGGTTCCTCGAACCGCGGCCGGGCCTGACGTGGACGAACCCCGCCCAGTGGCACCTCACCCTGACGTTCTGTCCCGACGTCGACGACTGGCGCCTCGACGAGCTGACCGAGCGGGTGGAGGCGGTCGCCCGGAAGCACGAGCCGTTCACGCTACGACTGGCCGGCGCGGGGGCGTTTCCGTCCGTCGAGCGGGCGAAGGTGTTGTGGGCGGGGGTCGATCAGTCCGAGGATCGGCCGCTGAACGCACTGGCGGCGGGCGTCCGCTCGGCCGCCAATGCGTCGGGCTGCGCCCCGGACGGCGCCCGGTTCCGTCCGCACCTCACGCTCGCCCGGCTCGGCGGCCGTGACGATGCGACCGCCTGGCTGCGGGTGCTCGACACCTTCACGAGCAGCCGGTGGGAGGTCTCCGAGATCGCACTCGTCGACTCGTTCCTCGGCGAGGGGCCGCGGGGCCGGGCCCGCCACGAGGTCGTGGCCCGGTTACCGCTGGGTGCGGGCGAGCGACGCTGGTGGGACCCGTCAGGGGGCTGA
- a CDS encoding nucleosidase, with protein MELIGTVDPAHPLVVVALEQEARHFVTDFPVLVTGVGKVRAAVAVAHALGGGTRPRELVNVGTAGGLHPGMEGTHEIVTVFQHDFDDPALHAVTGRHDGPPLALSATRAVTPEHAAAPSGPGGTAAPVLATGDSFVAGGPVRDRLAGIADLVDMEGYAVAATGAMLGVPTRLVKHVSDSADDSAGATWVEGIDACARILAEWVGTRLG; from the coding sequence GTGGAACTCATCGGGACCGTCGATCCGGCCCACCCTCTCGTCGTCGTCGCGCTGGAGCAGGAGGCGCGGCACTTCGTCACCGACTTCCCGGTGCTCGTCACCGGCGTCGGCAAGGTGCGCGCGGCGGTGGCCGTCGCGCACGCGCTCGGTGGCGGGACCCGTCCGCGCGAGCTCGTCAACGTGGGCACCGCCGGGGGTCTGCACCCGGGGATGGAGGGCACGCACGAGATCGTGACCGTGTTCCAGCACGACTTCGACGACCCCGCCCTGCACGCCGTCACCGGCCGGCATGACGGCCCACCGCTGGCACTGTCCGCCACGCGCGCGGTGACCCCCGAGCACGCCGCCGCGCCGTCGGGGCCCGGGGGGACGGCCGCACCCGTCCTCGCGACCGGCGACAGTTTCGTTGCCGGCGGTCCGGTGCGCGACCGCCTGGCCGGGATCGCCGACCTGGTGGACATGGAGGGGTACGCGGTGGCCGCGACGGGAGCGATGCTGGGCGTGCCGACGCGTCTGGTCAAGCACGTCTCGGACTCCGCCGACGACTCCGCGGGCGCCACGTGGGTCGAGGGCATCGACGCCTGCGCGCGGATCCTGGCGGAGTGGGTGGGTACCCGGTTGGGTTGA
- a CDS encoding AbrB family transcriptional regulator: MRSWILLGALVAATSVAFEFLRLPTPLLFGGLVGALIYALARPLSPLSLPSPWFIAGQAVVGVIVGSVIDWEALGGLGADWLIVVAVSLFSVVISILAGRLLLRHGISPATATFSSVAGGAAGLTALADDLGADARVVAVLQYIRLLVVLVTLPIVVTLVLGATGTGTDFSAATDDLWTGLLYTGIAIASGLFLGRITHLPSAPILGPLIVASLLSLVPLFEGVTVNPVIVGAGYLAIGIQVGLKFTVASLRSIGAMIPTALVAIAITLVSCAGLAWVLTATAGVSGADAYLATNPGGVYAVLGMSESIGGDVGFVTAAQILRTVIILGSAPFLAVYLRRLDPPSARTD; this comes from the coding sequence CTCGTCGCCGCGACCTCTGTGGCCTTCGAGTTCCTGCGCCTGCCCACCCCCCTGCTCTTCGGCGGTCTCGTCGGGGCGTTGATCTACGCCCTCGCCCGCCCTCTGTCACCGCTGTCACTGCCCTCGCCGTGGTTCATTGCGGGGCAGGCGGTGGTCGGCGTGATCGTCGGATCGGTCATCGACTGGGAGGCGCTCGGCGGCCTCGGCGCCGACTGGCTGATCGTCGTGGCCGTCTCCCTCTTCTCCGTGGTGATCAGCATCCTCGCCGGCCGACTCCTGCTGCGGCACGGCATCAGCCCGGCCACGGCGACCTTCTCCTCCGTCGCCGGTGGGGCCGCCGGACTCACCGCGCTCGCCGACGATCTCGGTGCCGACGCCCGGGTCGTGGCGGTGTTGCAGTACATCCGCCTGCTCGTCGTGCTGGTCACGCTGCCGATCGTGGTGACGCTCGTCCTCGGGGCCACGGGGACGGGCACCGACTTCTCGGCCGCCACCGACGACCTCTGGACGGGCCTGCTCTACACCGGTATCGCCATCGCCAGCGGTCTGTTCCTCGGCCGGATCACGCACCTGCCGTCAGCCCCGATCCTCGGACCGCTCATCGTGGCGTCGCTGCTCTCCCTGGTCCCGCTGTTCGAGGGCGTCACCGTCAACCCGGTGATCGTGGGCGCCGGTTACCTCGCGATCGGCATCCAGGTGGGGCTGAAGTTCACGGTCGCCAGCCTCAGGTCGATCGGCGCGATGATCCCCACCGCCCTGGTGGCCATCGCGATCACCCTCGTCTCGTGCGCGGGGCTGGCGTGGGTCCTCACGGCGACCGCTGGAGTCTCGGGCGCCGATGCCTATCTGGCCACCAACCCCGGTGGCGTGTACGCGGTCCTCGGGATGTCGGAATCGATCGGGGGCGACGTGGGGTTCGTGACGGCGGCGCAGATCCTGCGGACTGTCATCATTCTCGGCAGTGCGCCTTTCCTCGCGGTCTACCTGCGGAGACTCGACCCGCCGAGCGCGAGAACGGACTGA